In Myripristis murdjan chromosome 18, fMyrMur1.1, whole genome shotgun sequence, the sequence TTTGAATCCTGTAGATGGACTTTTGAGAGTGTTTGCAGCTTTGGGGGTGTACCGGGGGTAAACCTTGACTTTTGAACAGTACCCACTAAATGCTGCAGTGGTCACTGGTTAACTGTCCAGATAACCCTAATGCTTGATTAGTCTAAAGCTGGTTCTGTAGATGGGTTGCCTTGACAACCCCATGGCGCAGGGTGTGGTTTGCGCCATGTTTTTGACCAAAATTGTGTATTGTAACTTCCAGTCGGAGACATGGCCGCCATGTTGTTTGAGGAGCAGTTCCGGTGCTGCATCTGTCTGGAAAGCTTCACTGAACCTGTCTCCATCCCGTGTGGACACAGTTTCTGCCTCAATTGCATCAAACACTACTGGGATGCAAGGAGTAAGTCCGAGTGTCCACTGTGCAAAGAGACCTTCAGGCACCACCCCCCACTCAGGATCAACCGGGTCCTGAGAGACATCACTGAGCAATTTAAAAGGTCtgattcctttatttatttataggaaTATTTCCGTacatttctgtatattttgtaACAGCACTAGTTCTTCTGATCCACATTAAAgtgaactaaactaaactgattTCAAAGGTCCCAGAATTCCAACATAGAGCAGATCGTGGATGCCACCTTTCCCCACCAAAACCTCTGCGGGAAGCACAATAGTCCCCTGGACATGTTCTGCAACAGAGACCAGATTccagtgtgtgtgaaatgtgcacaGACGGACCACAAGGGCCACAGCATCGTCCATGTGGAGATGGAGAGCAGGAAGATCAAGGTGAATAACAGGCAATTTTTACTTGCCATACAAAGGAAAGAACAGAAAGCACAACTTTTACTGGTTCTATGAATGATGGAAAGCCTAAATTTCATGCATGTATTAGTTCTTTTCTATTaggtccatttttaaaaatgagttcTTGagtattgttgtttttcttctagTAAATTAAATTACTCAAAATTCCCATTGCTTTGAGGAAGGCTGCTATGGAGTTCTGTTACCTCCCTGTGTGTTGCATGGACAAAAACACTTCACCTGTTTCCACAGACTCAGCTGAAGTCGACAGAAACAGAGCTTCAGATGTTGATCCAGGCCAgattgaaaaagaaagaggagatcAAACAGTCTCTGGAGCTGAGCAaagtaaggatttttttttcattttgtaattaatATGATTAGACTCATGttcaacttttttcccccactggtAAGCAAGGGCTTGTATGTCACCATGGCGGTTAGTTGATCAAACTTTAGGTCCAGCCTACTTCTAGGAAATTTGGTTGCAACATTCGTATTAGCTAGAGTACAGCATTTACAACGAACCTAGGTTCTTGTCgactgacatgaaaatgaaacaatgcagaggtgaaaaaatgTGTTCGGGAATTGACCTCTTTGTTTGGAAATGAATCATCGGCACACAAAAGATGAAGCAAGTGGCAGGGTGTTGCCTTCTACTCATCTTAGATTATATTTGCCAACATTGGTGATTTCATGACCTTCCCTTTAGCATCACCAGTGGGCGAAAAATATTGCAGCAGTGGTAATTGTTccatgaaaatgagaaataacactcttgtttttaaacatttcaatatatttgttatttttttcaatttctcagAAAGCTGCTGAGAGGGAGAAGCAGGTCAGCAGTCAGGTCTTCAGCGCGTTGATCAGCACCATTCAGAGAAGGGAGGCTGAGCTCAATGAGGAGATCAATGAGCAGCAAAAAGCAGCGGAGAGGAGGGCCAATGAGCTCGTCAAAGAGTTGGAGAAGGAAATCAGTGAACTTCAGAGGAGGCAAGCCGCACTGCAGCTTCTCGAGGAAACAGAGAACAATCATCATCTCCTCCAGGTAAGAGACAAGAGAGTCTTGTACACAGAGTCACCGATGTAAATTTATCATGTCCACATTTCAGTTTATCAGCCTTTCCTCAAGACAAGTTCTCCCACAGTTAGCGAAACACTACCTGGGAATTGAAATATTGTCTACCTGTCCTACAGTTCTTTTTCATCTCAGATGCATTCATGAGCACTTTCTGTCACCATCTTCCCTGTTTTAGAGCTTCCCTCCTCTCATTTCACCACTGTCCACCAAGAAGTGGTCGGAGGTCAGTTTCTATGGAAACATTTGTATGGGAACAGTGAGGAGAGCCGTCTCACAGCTGGTGGATTTCTGCCAAGAATTGGACAAGAAATTGTCCACAGAAGGTCAGCATCTTCTCTCGAACTATTCTTGTATTGTCTTTGCAGGATTAATTTTGCCAGAGGCGCAGCTCGGTTTTGTCAGATTCCTTATGAGCTCTGCTGAGCATGCCATGTTGTTttcaagcagccaatcagagactaTGGCATAATTGCAAAGCCAAGAGCCTACCGCAGAGGTGCAAAGTACTGCAATCTTTAGCTCTCATCCAGGGCTTGCTCTTATTTAAAAAAGTACATTCTCCCAAAAAGCGCATGCTGCTTTCATATCAACAAAAATGTACACATGTTCTGATCAGAGGCGGGAGTatctaataaaaaaatgttgtgttttgttactGAGTAACTTTTTTGGGTACTTGtacttttgagtattttttaaagtcagtaatttgacttttacttcagtacatttttgcttgagtattgtaGTTCagtttaaatcagatccattgaacaaatgatcaatgacagattgtggaacttTTCACAGTGAACAGCCAGTTGTTGgttttactttttgtcattttccaataAAAAGGTGCAAAGAAAATTCTCATGTAGATGGTCAAATTTTCCAGAGGTCACAGAGAAAAATGCTTCAGAAGGTGCAGCTCAAGACACTTTGGTTCTTTGTGGTGACATTCAGGACAAACCTTACAGCTTTCAGATGTCCCATGAGGatgaaagtgtaaaaaaaaaaaaacatggccaaAATTCCCTAATAGGACAACAAAGAGCATTGCTCTGATCGGCTTTTAAGGACTGTTGGCTTGAAAATAACACAGCATGCTGAGCTGAGATCATAAGCAAcctgtaaaaaagaaaaaaaaatcagggctGAGCATCTTGTGCTATTTCTGTTAATTAATTTAAAGCATGCACATGTCACAGTTAAATTACATGACTCATATCTATTGTGGTTTTGAAATAACTGTcagacaagaggagagaaaatgtttaACATTAAGcacatatctaaaaaaaaaaaaaaaaatccattatttaccatgataaaaaaaaaaagaacactgtAGAGAAGGAATAAGAATATTATTTCTGAGCAAATTCATGCTGGAAAAGTGTCAAAAATCTTTCTTCTGCTCTGTTGCAGAACTGAACAAGAATAATCAGTATGCAggtaagtgtgagtgtgtgaacatgtgcCCATTGGTAAATTTAGTCATCGTGATTCAATTTATCAGTGCCACTAAACATTTACCTTCTCCGTCTCCAGTGGATGTAACTCTGGATCCTGAAACTGCTGCAGCCTGGCTGGTCCTGTCCCGTGATGGAAAGCAGGTATGACAGAtcactgcagtgtttcctctgtatttattcAGCCGTGGTGCGCCACCACAGCGAGAGGAAATGTGAAATTGCCAACTTCAGATAAAGGATATAACAATAACTTATGATGTTTCATAGACAAGAAGCATAGCCTAtataaactgtaataaaatatcATCACATAACAACAGACATACACTTAAAGGTAGAGTGACATACATAGATAAATACGGTAAGGTGGGCGTTGAGACCTTTTGCACAACCACTAGGCCAGCAGGATTCATCAAGAAGCGTTCAGTTGCTTGATAGTTGTCGATTTAAGACAGACTGTAGGACCCAAAATGTGAAGCTGTTCAGACTATcagcccaaatctgtttttttggcatatccagaTTCATTTTAGGAGGTCTGGAGAGCCAAAAATCAGATTCAAACCACCTCCAGATGTGATTGATTTGTGAATAACAGTGCAGAAAATCTATCTtcaagatctgatttgagaaaccaATCCGCTTcacctgcagtctgaacaaagccTCAGATAACAAGACATGGTTAAAGACAGACACTATGTTCTCAGCCAGCATCAACTGCAATGACAAATGAACAGTGATGATAATCCACAGGTGAAGCTCAACTGCCAGAAGAACCCGGTCCTCATCCCGCTCCCTAATGAACCAAAGAGGTTTGACCCCTGTGTGGCTGTTTTGGGGAAACAAGGCTTCACCACTGGAAGACGTTACTGGGTGGTAGAGGTAAGAGCGCCGAGTCACCAAACACACTTTAATCAGAAACTGGCAGGTAATCAAGAGCTGATCAGCAGGTTTACATTGCTTTGAACATGAAAAACTCAAGACAAGTTGAAACTGAATAACCAGTGGCTACAGCAAAGGGAGGAACGATCAGGTTACCCAAACCGTCCGATTGATCAGCTACTTGTGAGTCCATGTGGGTTCTGCAAACCATATTTCCCTGGTGTAACGAATGGATTGATGGCAGGCAAGGACTCAACTGCACGCCTCAAAGGCCGGATCAATaaaaggtcaaaaaaaaaaagtctttacaTGCAGGGGTTTGTAACACAGGTTGACAGGGAGGTGATCAGGCAAACAGAGTCTGGCAAAGAGATGACTAAAGCGAGGTCCAGGCAACGAAGCAGAGGTCAAAAATACACTGGGGGAATAATTCTCTAGAAATCAAGGCCAGCACCCTTGACACAACCACATGCATAAACTATTGAAACATAGGTGAATCTAATCAGGGCATGGCAGAATAAACAAATTTTGGTTTCATTCCGGCACCATCCCAGGAAAAGAAAATTCAATCCTGGTGGTtggcttagccagggaggaagGACGAACTTTGAatgctgtgtttacaaactgacaaatcctactcattctgcctttaatgacTGACACAAGAAAGACATAACTTAGGAAACAAGGTAAAATATTACACTTACTAATTGAGCAATGTGAACCTCAAGAACCAGAAACTAGTACCAAGTTGGATGACTGCCTGTCTAATTCtgtattccacattttgttGCAGGTTGGGGATAAAACAGAGTGGGACCTGGGTGTGGCCAAGGAGTCCATCAACAGGAAGGGGAGAATCACAGTGCGGCCCGACAAAGGTTACTGGGCGATCTGCCGGCGGAAAGGCGGCAGCCTCAGCGCCTGCGCCGGCCCGTCCGTCACCCTCAACCTCAGGGACAACCCCCAGAAAGTAGGCGTGTTCCTGGACTACGAGGAGGGGACAGTCTCCTTCTACGACGTAGAGGCAAAGTGTCACATCTATACTTACAGCAGCTGTGCGTTCACCGAGGCCCTCTACCCATACTTTAACCCCTGTCTCCGTGACAACGGGAAGAACATCTCCCCGCTGGTTATCTGTCCCGTTGAAGGAGGCGCTGTAGAAGACTTGCCAAGGCTTGAACAGAATATTGTGGATGCACCTCTTTAAGGGCAAAGGGAAAGAGATACAATCCATGAACAACCTATTTCATTAAATCATGTCATTtaacagattattatttttttgtccaatACTACTTTAAATAAGTATATTCTGTCAACAGCAGTCAAACCTATTGTATATCATATTCTTCCAAAGCTGAGCCTTCAATAAGAAAAATTACCATGTGCAGATTTTattgtttacacacaaaacGTGATACACATCCATTTAATTGGGGGTGTGCAGAAAGTGACCTGTGACTACATTTAATAAAGCAGGAGAAATGATGTGGCAGATTTACTTTTGGATTTCTTGCTGTTGTATGCTGTAATTTTATGGCACATTGTCTCCTCTTGTCTGAGCGGTGTATCTTGTTCAAATTTTTGCCCTTGtttcaaagaaatcaaataTTTTACTTGGCAGAATGttttcaataatttatttttagctttagctacagtttaaaaaatgatgaaagacAGATTAATACCAGCTCATACTGTATGGCTTACAAACTGTACCTTTTTATTGaagaaaaagcattttattttgtttcatgagagaaaaaaaaattccactcaTCAGGCACTGCTGGTTTAAGTTACACTGCCGGTTTATGTTACACTTGGGTGCTTTGTTTGTATCACGTCATGTCATTGTGGACTGAGAAGTggcaaaaacatgaatttgttGTGGATAAATGACTTTCACTGTGATAACAGAAGATTGTGTTGTACAGCaacttgaaaaatgtaaatacatgaaCTTGAAATGCAGGTACAAATGTCTAGTGTTTGCTTTGTTGAACCCACATAGGCTCACATGGTAGCTCAGAAGAAGTGCAGATGAGTTTTTAAAGGTGATATTTCCAGATTCCAGTATATTCTGGCATTTTTATAGGACGTCCAATGacatgaaacaagcaaaaggCTTAATTAGCAAGCAAATAGTAgcattatatttacatttaggCATTGACTGATTGACCCAAAAGGTCTCAAGTTTCATCCCAGAAATGGTTACGTGTCTTCAAgtaagacactgaatccctattTTCTTATTCATTGTTCATTCTTTATGACCTAAATTCACTAACTGTAAATGCTGTTGAATTAAAGAGGATGATGCAGGATGACCAGAAATACCTGCTCACATCAAAACAAAGCCTGATATGGGAGGGGCCAAACGATGGTCAGACATGGCCAAAAAAGATTCCATGAAAGTGACAAAGAAGTTTGTGCATATTTATATCGTTGCCACTCAAAACCTCCGGCGTGGACACTCAAGATGATCAGAGGATCACTCTGTCAGCCCACACAGGTAAGACATTAATGCTGCTAGATGAGCACTGCAGCCAGCAATAATAGGTGCACTGCAGCTTCTGTTTTAAGAACAGCAAAGTGGCTGCAGTGCTTGTTGCTTGAACCAAACATCAGTGTGAATTTTGCACAGATGTCTGATggtttacaatattttaagcaagaaaatgcaaaaagaagagaaaatagcCAAAACAGGCAACAAGCCATTCTGTGAACTTTGCTGTCAAATATTAACAGCCACTGTGTACAAATTACAAGTCATAGCATTACAGTCATTTTCAATGGCTATATCAGAACAAGTGATCATGGCAAAGTAATATACaagtgaaaaagaaatgtaTGCTTTTACCAGAAACTGAATTGTGATGACTAGTTGCTACAAGGTAATAAGCACAGACAGCGGACACAGGGAATAAATTGTggtgaagtttgtttttgtttttttgtgatgatgttGCTATGGcttcatttgttattttgaaaCCACACGctaatttttttcatggaatCAGTGGCAACTAACCATCCAGTTGTAATATACTTACTGACTTACTGGCTGCAAGATCTGATCTTTAACTCTATATTACCACACCAGTCACCGCTGTGAAATTACAAATTAACTTGATAGCAATCTGTGTTATCCATGCCTTCTTGTCTAGAAACTGTTATAACTGTGagtgttaaaaatagataatataaaatatactaCTTCTAACTCAGTAATAACTAATAATTAGCACAATACAATTACTGGAAAAAGAACTTTTTCTTCTTGTATGTCAGACTAGTATCTATTTAACTGGATATTTTCAATCATTACTGCATGATTGAAAGCCTGTAAATCAAAGGGTTACTGAGGTATGTAATGTGTCAAATATCCCACAGTcatcaatttatttattaagaaaaatgcacctattatttagtattttattattaactaAGCTGCAAAGCCAGATGAATTAGACAATCAAATTagtccaaaaaaaaatgcaccaaaagTGAAAGACTGTCATCAAGGGGACAGAGCCACATTCtcaccaccttttttttttttttttttatttcttttagcttTATTTCCTCAAAACGTTCAACATGCTCATGGTCTATTTATCaaatcacctctctctcttctttcctttggCAACATTTCTTTACAAGATAGTAGGCCAGTGGTTTTCAGTTACATGCCATCACGATCCAAGTGTTGTCAGGTTTCATttcatctgaaaacaaaactgatgatTTTACTGATTAGCTCCCCTGGTTTGAATGGGGTACTATTGACTGAAATCAGTTTCATGCTCTGGTTGGGAGGGAAGCCTTCCTGCTTGATGGCATGTTTGGAAACCACAGCTCTAACAGGATCAGCAGGCTGTAATACAATGCATGCTTTGGGCTGCCGGTTACTGACTTTTTAGTTGGTGGACGGCTTTCACAAAAAACGAAACCAACAAGCAAGCTAGGGTGTTACCTAATTCAGTCTTTGCATTAGGTTGCTAATTAAGATCACTGtactgtgattattttaataaaatagaCTACTCTCCTATTAAAGACTTTTTTATGCTATTAATCATTTTTAAGAATAGATGTTAGACTGGATACCTCCTTTCATGGCAAAGGAAACTCTTCAAATGTAAGACTCATGTGTCTAGTgtataaaatacaacaatttcaCATGTATGGGTAAAATCATGTTATTTTCCAGTCAAAAACATGGCCTCCATGCTGTCTGAGGAGCAGTTCCAGTGCTGCATCTGTCTAGACATCTTTACCAACCCTGTCTCCATCCCATGTGGTCACAATTTTTGCCTGGACTGCATCAAACTCTATTGGGATATGAAGGGTAAACCAGAGTGCCCGCTGTGCAAAGAGACCTTGAGATATCGCTCCCTACTCAGGGTCAACCAAGTCTTCACTGACATCACCGAGTACTTCAAAAGGTCCATTTATGCCAAGACGTGTCAGGAGGACAAAGATATGGCGTTGCTGCTGGAAACCGAGAGGTGTTCCTCAGGGCAGCATTCTGGGGCCAATGAAGTTGTTTGTGATATCTGCACTGGCAACAAGCTAATGGCTGTCAAGTCATGCCTGGTTTGTCAGGTGTCTTACTGTGAGGCCCACCTGGTACCCTAGTACAAATTACAAGTCATAGCGTTACAGTCATTTTCAATGGCTATATCAGAACAAGTGATCCTGGCAAAGTAATATACaagtgaaaaagaaatgtaTGCTTTTACCAGAAACTGAATTGTGATGACTAGTTGCTACAAggtaataaacacagacagcgGACACAGGGAATAAATTGTggtgaagtttgtttttgtttttttgtgatgatgttGCTATGGcttcatttgttattttgaaaCCACACGctaatttttttcatggaatCAGTGGCAACTAACCATCCAGTTGTAATATACTTACTGGCTGCAAGATCTGATCTTTAACTCTATATTACCACACCAGTCACCGCTGTGAAATTACAAATTAACTTGATAGCAATCTGTGTTATCCATGCCTTCTTGTCTAGAAACTGTTATAACTGTGagtgttaaaaatagataatataaaatatactaCTTCTAACTCAGTAATAACTAATAATTAGCACAATACAATTACTGGAAAAAGAACTTTTTCTTCTTGTATGTCAGACTAGTATCTATTTAATTGGATATTTTCAGTCATTACTGCATGATTGAAAGCCTGTAAATCAAAGGGTTACTGAGGTATGTAATGTGTCAAATATCCCACAGTCATCAATTTCTTTATTAAGAAAAATGCACCcattatttagtattttattattaactaAGCTGCAAAGCCAGATGAATTAGACAATCAAATTAGtccaaaaaaaatgcaccaaaagTGAAAGACTGTCATCAAGGGGACAGAGCCACATTCTCAccaccttttttaaaaaaaaatgtatttcttttagCTTTACTTCCTCATAACGTTCAATATGCTCATGGTCTGTTTATCaaatcacc encodes:
- the LOC115377072 gene encoding E3 ubiquitin-protein ligase TRIM39-like, which codes for MAAMLFEEQFRCCICLESFTEPVSIPCGHSFCLNCIKHYWDARSKSECPLCKETFRHHPPLRINRVLRDITEQFKRSQNSNIEQIVDATFPHQNLCGKHNSPLDMFCNRDQIPVCVKCAQTDHKGHSIVHVEMESRKIKTQLKSTETELQMLIQARLKKKEEIKQSLELSKKAAEREKQVSSQVFSALISTIQRREAELNEEINEQQKAAERRANELVKELEKEISELQRRQAALQLLEETENNHHLLQSFPPLISPLSTKKWSEVSFYGNICMGTVRRAVSQLVDFCQELDKKLSTEELNKNNQYAVDVTLDPETAAAWLVLSRDGKQVKLNCQKNPVLIPLPNEPKRFDPCVAVLGKQGFTTGRRYWVVEVGDKTEWDLGVAKESINRKGRITVRPDKGYWAICRRKGGSLSACAGPSVTLNLRDNPQKVGVFLDYEEGTVSFYDVEAKCHIYTYSSCAFTEALYPYFNPCLRDNGKNISPLVICPVEGGAVEDLPRLEQNIVDAPL